In the genome of Blastopirellula retiformator, the window TGGCAAATCCCAGTCGCCGACCCGCTGCCAGCGGTTGTTCGACCGTCGCGCAGGCAGTTAGATTCCCCTCGGCGTCCCAGTTGCTGATGGTGAAGACTTGCGGAAGGTACTTGCCTTCCGGGTTCCGATAAACGTTGACCACGGTAATGGTGAACGAGCCGGTCGCCGAGCGGCGAATCACCTCGTGAATCACCCCATCTTTGACCCGCGACTGATTGGTCATCGCGCCGCCGCTCTTCTCGATCAGCTTGCCGAGCGCGTTGCCTTGGTCTTTCGGGTCGAACTCGGCTTCTTCGCCGGCTTCGTTCGCTTCGTCCCGAAAACGATGGGCGATCAGCGAGTTGAGCGCGCGGCCGATCGTCTTGTCTTCGGCCAGCGAAACGCCGGTGATTTCCATCTCGCCGTCAGCGCTGACATCGATCGCGCCGGTCTCGGTCTTGTCGTCGAGCGAGACGACCAGCTCGGCGGTAAAGCCAGGAATTCCATTCCAGACGATCCGGTTGTCGCGGGCATCCGCCATCATCTGGGCGGCGGTCATTTCGGTCGAAGTCGGCTCGGCGGCCGCCAGCGGAGCGGCGCACAACAGTAATAGGCAGCAGGCTCGGCGAATCATCAGCTAGGTTTCCTAAGGGAGGAAGTGGCGCGAATTTGGAGGGCGTCGAAGCATAGCTGGCGACAAATTCGGCTGGCGAGCTGACCACGCAACAAAATGAGACTGATTCTCGAAAGGCTATCCGCCGGCTGAGGAAGAGGCAAGCGGCCGCCGGCGGAAGTGGGCAGAATTCCCGAGAATCCGGGGAAACAGCGGGTTTCGGCGGCCGATTTTCCGAAATGGCCAATTGACGCCAAAAGCGGAACTGGTAAGCTAGACGAGTGAGATCAAATCTCAATAAGCCTTCGCCAGCAAGATTCCCGCCAGCCCGGCAACGATTCTCACAGCCGATTCCCATCCCCCCGCATTCCGCGATCTGGTCCAATAGGTTCCAGGCGCCGTGCTCCCAACCACTTGGCGAAGGAAACGTTTCATGTTGCATAAAATGACAACCGCGCTGACTGCGGCGCTGCTGATGGCGGCGATTGCCGGTCCGGCCCAAGCTCACTTTCTGTGGCTGGTCGAAAGCGACAACCCGAAGGTGCTGAACCTCTACTTCTCGGAAGGTCCCTACGCCGACGAGCCAGCGATCCTGAAGCGGGTTGAAGACGCCGTCGCCTTCAAAGTCTTTGACGACAAAGAGCCGGAAGAAATCAAATTCACCCTGGCCGACGAAGAGCTGAAGTCGGACGAACTGAAAGGGCGCGGCGATTCGCTGTTCGCACTCACCCGCACGCTGGGCGTGATGCAGCGCGGCGACGACAAGTTCCTGCTGCAGTACAACGCCAAGACGGGCCCGACGCTGGGCAAGTCGGCCTGGAAGCGCGACGCGTCGAAGTTGGTCTCGCTGGACGTCGTGCCGACGCTGAAGGATGGCGAAGGGGTACTGACGGTCACCTTTGCCGGCAAGCCGGTCGAAGGCGCCGAAGTGACGATCGATGGCGCCACTGACGAACCGGTGAAGGTCGAAACCGACGCCCAAGGGATCGCCAAGTTCGCCGCCGACAAGGCTGGCTTTTATGCGATTCGCGTGAAGTACGTCGAGAACAAATCAGGCGAAGCCAACGGCGACAAGTACGACAGCGTCCGTCACTACACCACGCTGACGCTGCCGGTCATCCCCAAGCTAAACGAGTCGATCAGCGCCTTCACCGATTTACCGGAAGCGGTCACCAGCTTTGGCGCCGCGATCGTCGGCGACGACGTCTACGTTTATGGCGGCCACTCCGGCGACGCCCATCACTACTACAACGAAGCGCAAAACGGCACGCTGCAAAAGTTGCCGCTGAAGAAAGACGCGAAGTGGGAAACGGTCGCCGAAGGCCCCCGTTTGCAAGGTCTGGCAATGGTCGCTCACGGCGACAAGCTGGTTCGCATCGGCGGCTTCACCGCGCTGAACAAAGAAGAGGAAGAAGGCCGCAACCTGGTCTCGCAGGCCGACGTCGCCGCTTTCGATCTGAAGACCGGCAAGTGGACCGAACT includes:
- a CDS encoding DUF3386 family protein; translation: MIRRACCLLLLCAAPLAAAEPTSTEMTAAQMMADARDNRIVWNGIPGFTAELVVSLDDKTETGAIDVSADGEMEITGVSLAEDKTIGRALNSLIAHRFRDEANEAGEEAEFDPKDQGNALGKLIEKSGGAMTNQSRVKDGVIHEVIRRSATGSFTITVVNVYRNPEGKYLPQVFTISNWDAEGNLTACATVEQPLAAGRRLGFASQPHRDSDLGSGRAEGSSC
- a CDS encoding Kelch repeat-containing protein — translated: MLHKMTTALTAALLMAAIAGPAQAHFLWLVESDNPKVLNLYFSEGPYADEPAILKRVEDAVAFKVFDDKEPEEIKFTLADEELKSDELKGRGDSLFALTRTLGVMQRGDDKFLLQYNAKTGPTLGKSAWKRDASKLVSLDVVPTLKDGEGVLTVTFAGKPVEGAEVTIDGATDEPVKVETDAQGIAKFAADKAGFYAIRVKYVENKSGEANGDKYDSVRHYTTLTLPVIPKLNESISAFTDLPEAVTSFGAAIVGDDVYVYGGHSGDAHHYYNEAQNGTLQKLPLKKDAKWETVAEGPRLQGLAMVAHGDKLVRIGGFTALNKEEEEGRNLVSQADVAAFDLKTGKWTELPKLPQPRSSFDAVVVGDVIYVIGGWALNGEDEDSTWHNTAYSLDLSKPNAQWTALPEQPFKRRANSVGAANGKIYSIGGMQEKGGPTTKVAVYDPETKTWSEGPQLPGGNMDGFGTSSFALNGKLYVSTMSGRLVRLADDGQSWETVGGLTNERFFHRMLPVGDDQLILLGGASMMIGKFSEVDVVNLK